The Brassica rapa cultivar Chiifu-401-42 chromosome A10, CAAS_Brap_v3.01, whole genome shotgun sequence genome segment gagattaaaataaaattgtaaaagtacTGATCATTAAAAATAcctataaattaaaattcataacataaatacagtgcatttattttatatgacaaatcaaatagtttattcagttttctgtactattataaagtatatgagaaataaatcaaaaaatttaaaaatattataagattttCTGGGTTTTTGTCGGATCAACCGATGTTGGTTCACGGGTTAATGGTAGGATTTTGGGTTTTATtagagttttaaaaattaaagtacccatttgattctagattcagtttcaattttttggttctagagatatatgatcttcggttatttatgaaattcaattcaattttgGTTTCAGTTTTTTCAGTTTGATACAGTTCGGTTCGCGATTCCGAAAATATGCCCTAACCTATACACtaacttatataaaaattcatttataaaaatatatatttaatttcgaTAACAAACTCGCGTTTTCCAAACGCGGATCAAAATTTAGTTATGCTTTTAAAAGGCCGTATTTTCTGGTCCTAGTAGCATATGCAGCCATTTAACGCACATCCATCGTAGTGATATAATATGCCTGATAGCTGCTGGCTGCAGTTCGGTTTACTTTGCCTTGATGAGAAAATTAAAGCTCCATAGCTACATGGgacacacactctctctctctccttaacTAACCACACACAAACCATAGGATTGTCTCAATTAACATATAATTTCTACAAAACTGATTTAGAATGCAAACATATGAAACCTGGAGCCCCAAGTATAAGTCTCCCTCTGGTAAACTCATAGTCTATGACTGAGACCGCGCATTTGACATAAGACCAAATCCAAATACCACAACAGTTTTAATGAAGAAGTTTTCATTTCTAAAACCAAACAAATATCACCCTGATGGCAAAACTGAAAGCTCAACATCTATGGATATTTAATTATCAAAAACCAACCACAGATAAAGTCAAAAGAGAGTGGTAtattaatattactattataacTGACAACTCGTTTGTTACTGCAAATGGAAGAATATCGATTACAAAACACTATCAAAGACATGACACATAAGGAAAACACAAAGGATACAACAAACTAGCAAATATCATGTAAACCACTACTTGGTTAAAAGATTGTAGCTGAACTATATTGCGGCTCTGTAACAAGAACGACGTTCATGTGAACCATTTTCTTGTATTGCTGCTGCTCTGTACACAGTACACACAAGTCTTCCTTTTATACAAGTTAAATAGGACTCACGGTCCTTGCttgtattattaaataaatatggcGAAATTTTCAAATGTAATATTTTGGTTGGGACCAAATGCATATAAATATTCAAAGCACGTAGTTGATTATAGGCTACTTACTGAAACAGACAATAAAATAAAGTTATGGAAACTTCGAGGGAGCTTCGCAAGATGAAGACATAATAAACTAATGTGTTTCGATTTGTACTGATTGTAGAACAACGACTTGTCAAACTCGTGTGGAAAAATTTGACACAACTAGGATATATGATGACAATCGTACATAACTCCAATATTCAAAATAGAATGTTTTAGAACTAGCTTAGCTACCTAGTTCTCAGGGATGGTCGTTCGATTTCTGGGGTAGCAAATAAAATAAGTATCATCAAGGATCAGAAATATGAAGTTGTAAAAAGGGGGAATAAAGATATACTaggataagatccgcgccttgcgcgggataaacattatatatataaattattttatatattatatgcttataacatattatgaaataataaatatatattgaataattaaaaagttattatctactacttatataattaaattagtgcaaacatataaataaattttataaatcaaaaaatatgttttctatttgatatgatatataattaaatttaaaatgatagtaacatatatggtatattttaatattaatatttattaaatgatgctttttgctcatattttttttattatttgtatttgttatagcaaaaagtctaaattagtgataacaaaattttcactgtgggattaatggtttatgtaattgataatattttaaaaaattaagttgtcaatattttttcaaattttttatcaaaaaaatgttcaaagtaaatttcaaattaagatatttatatatttttatatggcatatagtttaatttaaaatgatacatatatttatatatcttttatttttgatacttattaaatgagactttcaacttatattatttttttaattatttgtatcatgttataacaaaagttttaaatcatagatcacaacatttgaatgtgaaacttttaacagttttagtaatttatactcgtttttaaaaattcaaaatataatatataaataattttttaaatttttattatatagttactatgattgtttaatttattttaatagcttaaaattaaataaatataattataatacacactgatttttatcaaatctttattattcaaaatcattaattgtcatatatactttagccacattaggcaattctgtaattttatttaaaaaaaataatgaagcacatttaatagtgtatttattgtggtttaataaaaagcttattatatatttagatggaccaacctatttctctaaagattctaagaatcattctagtgatgacatgtggctacaaaaaaatgttgcaatgcttctcaaattatatatagGGGATGTATGATCTATTTCCTAAGTATGTATCACTTAAATTTCCACAGATTCACAAAAGATATTGCTAAAACttaaaagatttttttgggTTCATatctaaactaaaataaattatttgttacTATATGGATTTGGATACAAAGGGAAGAATCAGAATGAATATTCAATAGTTCAGTTAATTGAATTTTGATAATcttaattgtaaatataaatttatttctattttgttgtattattttaaagtaacgcattaattaatttttgaaaaataaaaaaatactgcaaaaccaaaaaccaaaatcaaaatctaaaaatcaaaaccaaaaactaaaagctgaaaaccaaaaaccaaaatctaaaaaccaaaaactaaaatctaaaaaccaaaaactaaaactaaaaactactgaaacaatcatcaccttaatTAATTCGTTTGGAAATTAGAAAGGAATATTGAAAAAATCTAAATGGTGGCAGTTCCCCCTTTCCTAGCTAATTTAGAGCAATTTTATTGGGTAGAAAGTTAGAAACCCATTAATTAGAgttcttaaaacaaaaatatgaatattatattgaaatttaactaaataattaaactaatttcttttaattaaattaattcaaTGTGAAACAGCAATCTGTGTAAAAAGTATCTGATGGGTTTCTTAAAATCTCAAGAAAAACCGGTTGTCATTatctatcatttatttttattttttttcattatatttaattattagaaACTGTCTTAAATCTCCCGCTGGAGAAGCTCTAGGCATAAAACGTTGACCTAGTGAAAAATGGATATACAAAGACGTCAAAAACATAGTATATTACAAGGAAACGTTCACGCATGATACAAATACTTGCGTAAAAGACACACATTAGGTTTTTACcagagatagagagaaagagagtcaACGAAGAAATGTCTTTGATTACTACGGAAGCATCGCCGAGTCTCTCCCTCATAGAGAATGGCGGCGGAAGCGACAAGCGGACGGCGGAGTTGTCGAGAAGTAACCGGAGAACGGTACAGAATCTATCGGCGACGTCGTTGATGAGGAATAGATCGGATCTGAAGCTGATTTCGAGAGTTCGTTGGGAGTTTATGAGGAGAATGTTAACGAATCTTCAGGAAGTTCTTCTCGGCACAAaactcttccttctctttccCGCCGTTCCCCTTGCCGTCGTCGCTCACCGCTATGGATATCCACGTGTAAGTTACTCAATCTCACTCTCTCTATATCAtcgtaaatgtttttttaagaaTACATATATATGAAGTTTTTTTGCTGGTTACTTTTCCAGCTAAATTATCAGTATGTGGTTGCTTTGTGTAAACAAAACAGGCGTGGGTGTTTGCGTTGAGCTTGCTTGGATTGATACCTTTGGCTGAACGTATTAGTTTTCTCACAGAGTATATATTTACTGCTAtataaatctctctctctctctctctctctttttcacaTAATTTTTGAGTTCccaaattcatttttttaaatatataaactgtttCTCTTCTTCCTTATCAGGCAAATTGCTTTCCATACTGGTCCAACAGGTGAGATCATCTTTGTTCTTGACTAGCTAATTGTAGGCATTTGAATTGTACCGAGTTATAACCATCCCTAAACCGACTTCCGTTAGTAACTGGACCACATTAAActgattaaattaatatttcctTACACTTGACAATAGCCAAATAGATAAAAGGAAATGGAAAGTAATGCAAATTTTGGTTGTTTGCATTTTTCCCcatatctctatatatatatgtgtgtgtgtagttttaaattttgtttgaatACCTGGGAGTATGAAACTAATAAATAGTTGGATGAATGAAGTCGGGGGATTAATGAACGCGACATGTGGGAATGCGACGGAGATGATAATAGCGATTCTAGCGGTTGGACAGAGGAAGATGAGGATTGTAAAACTCTCACTTCTTGGCTCTATCCTCTCCAATCTTCTCTTCGTCTTGGGCACTTCTCTCTTCTTTGGTGGTCTCTCCAATCTCCGCAAACACCAATCTTTTGACCGAGTTAGTCCTAAACTTATCTCTTTTACTTCTGAACACTCTTTTCAATGTGAATTACGTTTTAATCCAATCTTCATCTCTTTAATTGTTTTTAAGAACAGAGACAAGGAGATATGAACTGCATCTTGCTGTTTCTGGCGCTATTATGTCATACACTACCAATGATATTAAGATTCGCAACAGAGGCTGCTGGGGGATCAGCAACAAATGCTACTAACGTTTTAGTAGTTCATCCAACAAGAAGCGAAGATGGATCAGATGTTCTTGTCTTGTCAAGAGCAAGCAGCTTCTTGATGCTCTTTGCTTACTTGGCTTTCCTCATCTTTCACCTCTTCTCTTCTAGTCTCACTCCTCCACCTCCACCTCCTCAGGTTCTTTCctcctttctctctttttaacTCTTCACAACTGTAATTACCTTGTCCTTGtatctaaattaaatatataaaaagagggaagaagaagatgtttaTGACGATAACGTGAGTgacaaggaagaagaagaagccgtgATTGGAATGTGGAGTGCGATTCTCTGGCTTATTACAATGACATTACTCGTTGCTTTGCTCTCCGACTACCTTGTctccactattcaggtgttttTCTTTAAATCTGTTTTATGTCCTAAAATGTTATACGTATACGGCATATGAGCCAAACCCTTTCAACTGCCATctgattttgaatttataaatgttGTCAGTGTTTTTGTTTACTAACTGTAAATACACTTATATATGAAATGGATAGGACGCAGCAGACTCGTGGGGATTATCGGTGGCATTCATAGGAATAATATTGTTACCAATTGTTGGTAATGCAGCTGAGCATGCCGGTGCCGTCATCTTTGCCTTCCGTAACAAACTCGTACGTCTTTATATTATTACTTCTTTCtaattttataacaacaaacaatTCATCAGTCTCTTATATGATCTATCTGCTTGTTTTGATtccgaaaaaaaaattaaagttgatAGATACTCTTAAAACTTACAGGATATAACTCTGGGAATTGCGCTTGGGTCTGCAACACAGATTGCTTTGTTCGTGGTAAGCTAATTGAAGTTCACCAGACAACTATGTAGAGGCTACATTATTATTAACTATTATGttactattttaattttgacAACCTGGTGGtaactaattatttaaaaaattgtagCTGACAatagtttttatataaaaataggtACCAGTCACAGTGTTAGTGGCATGGGCAATGGGAATAGAAATGGACCTTAACTTTAACCTCCTTGAGACCGCATGTCTTGCCTTGTCCATCCTCGTCACTTCCTTCACATTGCAGGTGCGTTTTCTTCAGTTTATTTGActgtaattaaatataataacgAAGATTTGTGTAATTTtgattgaatatattttatgaatgaTAGGATGGGACTTCGAATTATATGAAAGGCTTGGTTCTTCTTTTGTGTTATATTGTCATTGCTGTCTGCTTCTTTGTCTCTAATTCACCTTCAGGTAAGCTTTGCCGTTTTTTTCCTTAATTGTTTATATTAGTGTCTTCAATTTTCAGTATTGCTACTGTTTTGTACGATTAATCTCTTAATAGTATGCAATTCATTTTGTTTTGCACTTTCTCAACTGCAGCCGAAACAAGTACAACTAATCATACATTGACAAAAAGGTATGTTATGTTTACTAATTAATCATGTAATAGGGTGCACTAGGTTTTTattgcccccccccccccccccccccctccaatacacaacaatcaatcaatcaaccTTCTAAAGAATCTATATACTATTGTtgctaaatattaagttttaattTACAAGTGAAAATCATagtaatttaagaaaaataaaattttaccaaTAAACCGTTTTTTCAGAATAGATTCTATATATTGATATATGGTTGTTTTTGCAGGTAACTGAACTATGTTTAACTCCTTTTTGtacttttcatattttattttcggatTATTGTGTATATtataacattaatatttttttataaaaggatTCCTTTTGTTACATTATTTTCTATTAGGGTATTCAGTAAGGTCACAGAGCATATACAAAAAATGTATGCTTCCCAAGTAATATTATTACGATCAGAATTACCATATATATCGTAATATGATTGTAAAAATTGATGAAATGATAATTTATAGTATAGCAATATCGTCGATAACTTggaaaattaacatattttaggATGAAtacaaagaattttttttatctgaaataTTACTAATTCATATACAAAATTCTGTTATTTGATATCGTTTCAAAATA includes the following:
- the LOC103847509 gene encoding vacuolar cation/proton exchanger 4 isoform X1, whose translation is MSLITTEASPSLSLIENGGGSDKRTAELSRSNRRTVQNLSATSLMRNRSDLKLISRVRWEFMRRMLTNLQEVLLGTKLFLLFPAVPLAVVAHRYGYPRAWVFALSLLGLIPLAERISFLTEQIAFHTGPTVGGLMNATCGNATEMIIAILAVGQRKMRIVKLSLLGSILSNLLFVLGTSLFFGGLSNLRKHQSFDRRQGDMNCILLFLALLCHTLPMILRFATEAAGGSATNATNVLVVHPTRSEDGSDVLVLSRASSFLMLFAYLAFLIFHLFSSSLTPPPPPPQREEEDVYDDNVSDKEEEEAVIGMWSAILWLITMTLLVALLSDYLVSTIQDAADSWGLSVAFIGIILLPIVGNAAEHAGAVIFAFRNKLDITLGIALGSATQIALFVVPVTVLVAWAMGIEMDLNFNLLETACLALSILVTSFTLQDGTSNYMKGLVLLLCYIVIAVCFFVSNSPSAETSTTNHTLTKRSTAAI
- the LOC103847509 gene encoding vacuolar cation/proton exchanger 4 isoform X3, translating into MSLITTEASPSLSLIENGGGSDKRTAELSRSNRRTVQNLSATSLMRNRSDLKLISRVRWEFMRRMLTNLQEVLLGTKLFLLFPAVPLAVVAHRYGYPRAWVFALSLLGLIPLAERISFLTEQIAFHTGPTVGGLMNATCGNATEMIIAILAVGQRKMRIVKLSLLGSILSNLLFVLGTSLFFGGLSNLRKHQSFDRRQGDMNCILLFLALLCHTLPMILRFATEAAGGSATNATNVLVVHPTRSEDGSDVLVLSRASSFLMLFAYLAFLIFHLFSSSLTPPPPPPQREEEDVYDDNVSDKEEEEAVIGMWSAILWLITMTLLVALLSDYLVSTIQDAADSWGLSVAFIGIILLPIVGNAAEHAGAVIFAFRNKLDITLGIALGSATQIALFVVPVTVLVAWAMGIEMDLNFNLLETACLALSILVTSFTLQDGTSNYMKGLVLLLCYIVIAVCFFVSNSPSAETSTTNHTLTKS
- the LOC103847509 gene encoding vacuolar cation/proton exchanger 4 isoform X2 gives rise to the protein MSLITTEASPSLSLIENGGGSDKRTAELSRSNRRTVQNLSATSLMRNRSDLKLISRVRWEFMRRMLTNLQEVLLGTKLFLLFPAVPLAVVAHRYGYPRAWVFALSLLGLIPLAERISFLTEQIAFHTGPTVGGLMNATCGNATEMIIAILAVGQRKMRIVKLSLLGSILSNLLFVLGTSLFFGGLSNLRKHQSFDRRQGDMNCILLFLALLCHTLPMILRFATEAAGGSATNATNVLVVHPTRSEDGSDVLVLSRASSFLMLFAYLAFLIFHLFSSSLTPPPPPPQREEEDVYDDNVSDKEEEEAVIGMWSAILWLITMTLLVALLSDYLVSTIQDAADSWGLSVAFIGIILLPIVGNAAEHAGAVIFAFRNKLDITLGIALGSATQIALFVVPVTVLVAWAMGIEMDLNFNLLETACLALSILVTSFTLQDGTSNYMKGLVLLLCYIVIAVCFFVSNSPSAETSTTNHTLTKR